One window of Paenibacillus sp. FSL K6-3182 genomic DNA carries:
- a CDS encoding aldolase: MSVTARLNRLFSEQGKCFDVAIDHGFFNEYSFLAGIENMKAAIETIVRANPDAIQLSVGQAEHLQAIPGKEKPSLVLRTDVANVYGTKLPSHLFSELIHNPVEQAVRLDAACVVVNLLLLPGQPELHRQCVQNISKLKTECERYGMPLMVEPLVMLPNEQKGGYMVDGDITKIVPLVRQGTELGADIIKADPCDNVEDYHKVVEAASGKPVLPRGGGRASDEEILSRTYALMQQGASGIVYGRNVIQHNNPEAMTRAFMAVVHQGATPEQALAILKGA, from the coding sequence ATGTCCGTTACCGCTCGTTTAAATCGTTTATTTAGTGAACAAGGCAAGTGCTTTGATGTCGCGATCGATCATGGCTTTTTCAATGAATATTCATTCTTGGCTGGCATTGAGAATATGAAAGCAGCAATCGAGACCATTGTACGTGCCAATCCCGATGCGATACAGCTTAGCGTTGGTCAAGCAGAGCATCTTCAAGCTATTCCAGGCAAAGAAAAGCCTTCACTCGTGCTGCGTACAGATGTTGCTAACGTATACGGCACGAAGCTTCCTTCACACTTATTCAGTGAACTCATTCATAATCCGGTTGAACAAGCAGTTCGCCTGGATGCAGCATGTGTCGTTGTAAATCTGCTGCTTCTGCCGGGACAACCGGAGCTTCATCGTCAATGCGTGCAAAATATATCAAAGCTGAAAACGGAATGTGAGCGTTATGGCATGCCACTTATGGTTGAACCGCTCGTTATGCTTCCGAATGAGCAAAAAGGCGGCTATATGGTCGACGGTGACATTACGAAGATCGTTCCGCTTGTTCGTCAAGGTACGGAGCTTGGCGCGGATATTATCAAAGCCGATCCATGCGATAACGTAGAGGATTATCATAAGGTTGTAGAAGCGGCATCAGGCAAGCCGGTATTGCCGCGTGGCGGCGGACGGGCTTCTGACGAAGAAATATTGTCGAGAACTTACGCACTTATGCAGCAGGGAGCTTCAGGAATTGTATATGGACGCAATGTCATCCAACATAATAATCCAGAGGCGATGACTCGCGCATTTATGGCTGTAGTTCACCAAGGCGCGACGCCTGAGCAAGCATTAGCTATTTTGAAAGGAGCGTAA
- a CDS encoding Gfo/Idh/MocA family oxidoreductase gives MAKKVIRFGVIGCGLMGKEFASASARWCHLSNVDYIPEITHVCDAHLPATEWFENNVPSVKKTTSDYRELIADPEVDAVYCAVPHNLHEQLYIDIIKAGKHLLGEKPFGIDAEANQSIMKAIVENPDVIVRCSSEFPFFPGAQRIVEWVNQEKFGQIIEVEAGFWHSSDLDPNKTINWKRRIGTNGEYGCMGDLGMHVAHLPFRFGWKPANVRSLLSKIVQERPDGKGGMAACETWDNAILACEVKTDKYNFPMVLSMKRIAPGHANTWFIRINGTKGSAEFTTKNPKQVAFLPYEPGGEQAWHISDVPYKSSYGTITGGIFEFGFSDSILQMWAAFCDEIANGKDNQSSFQCAKPEEAAMSHQLFTAALESEKTDNTVLLNWE, from the coding sequence ATGGCGAAAAAAGTCATTCGCTTCGGCGTTATCGGCTGTGGATTAATGGGAAAAGAATTTGCAAGCGCCTCAGCGCGTTGGTGCCACTTGAGCAATGTGGATTATATTCCTGAGATTACACATGTATGCGATGCGCATTTGCCTGCGACAGAATGGTTCGAGAATAACGTGCCTAGCGTGAAGAAAACCACTTCCGATTACCGCGAGCTCATTGCGGATCCGGAAGTGGATGCTGTCTACTGCGCAGTGCCGCATAACCTGCATGAGCAATTATATATAGATATCATTAAAGCTGGAAAACATTTGCTTGGTGAGAAGCCATTTGGCATCGATGCAGAAGCCAATCAGTCAATTATGAAAGCAATCGTGGAGAATCCGGACGTGATCGTTCGCTGCTCCTCTGAATTTCCATTCTTCCCGGGAGCCCAACGGATTGTCGAATGGGTTAATCAAGAAAAATTCGGACAAATTATCGAGGTTGAAGCCGGCTTCTGGCATAGCAGTGACCTCGATCCGAACAAAACGATCAATTGGAAGCGTCGTATCGGAACTAATGGTGAATACGGCTGCATGGGTGATTTGGGCATGCACGTCGCACATCTGCCGTTCCGCTTCGGTTGGAAGCCAGCTAACGTAAGGTCACTGCTTAGTAAAATCGTGCAGGAACGTCCGGATGGTAAAGGCGGCATGGCCGCTTGTGAAACATGGGATAATGCGATATTGGCATGTGAGGTCAAAACAGATAAGTATAATTTCCCGATGGTGCTTTCCATGAAACGGATTGCTCCAGGTCATGCCAATACTTGGTTTATCCGCATTAACGGCACAAAAGGCTCTGCAGAGTTCACGACCAAGAACCCGAAGCAAGTCGCATTCCTTCCATACGAGCCAGGGGGCGAGCAGGCATGGCATATTTCAGATGTTCCATATAAATCAAGCTATGGAACGATTACTGGAGGTATTTTCGAATTCGGCTTCTCGGACTCGATTTTACAGATGTGGGCAGCTTTCTGCGATGAGATCGCAAATGGAAAAGACAACCAATCCTCCTTCCAATGTGCGAAACCGGAAGAAGCGGCCATGAGCCATCAACTATTCACAGCGGCTTTGGAGTCAGAGAAAACGGATAATACGGTTTTGCTGAACTGGGAATAG
- a CDS encoding aldose 1-epimerase family protein — protein sequence MELYGRKWKRRELEARVGRIEQIGGVERYTRSEGPEAGVDTFRVRTGGGLCYWVTPSKGMDISLAEMHGIPVSWSSSNGEPHPSYYDQREAEWLRTASGGLLMTCGLSQVGSPGKDSDGVYGLHGRIHHTPARQISSWSEWAGDDYVLRVRGVIEETSIFGEHLRLTRTITSHLGENRITILDSVQNVGFRPAPHMMLYHFNFGFPLLAEDTTVELPKGRTSTRDSDMDMRRMGLWQSPDPTFREQVYYHKPDQSKDAVFARIHSPSFPIRPANNNSHGLSVELEWDPVTLPKFVQWRMPGSGEHVLGLEPSNCWTRGRMDERERGSLRILEPSETVDYRLELRFI from the coding sequence GTGGAGCTTTACGGAAGGAAATGGAAACGTCGCGAGCTGGAAGCGAGAGTTGGCCGCATTGAGCAAATTGGCGGTGTTGAACGTTATACAAGAAGTGAAGGGCCTGAAGCGGGAGTAGACACGTTCCGAGTGCGAACCGGAGGGGGGTTATGTTACTGGGTAACGCCAAGCAAGGGAATGGACATTTCACTTGCTGAAATGCATGGCATACCAGTTAGTTGGTCCTCGAGCAATGGAGAGCCTCACCCTTCTTATTACGATCAGCGAGAAGCGGAATGGCTGCGAACAGCATCCGGTGGATTGCTTATGACCTGCGGATTATCACAGGTTGGATCGCCAGGTAAAGACAGCGACGGTGTTTACGGTCTTCATGGCCGAATTCATCATACGCCAGCACGTCAAATTTCATCTTGGTCAGAATGGGCGGGTGATGATTATGTGCTGCGAGTCCGTGGAGTCATAGAGGAGACCTCGATTTTTGGAGAGCATCTACGCCTGACTAGAACAATAACTAGCCATTTAGGTGAAAATCGCATAACGATCCTAGATTCCGTTCAGAACGTTGGATTCCGTCCTGCGCCTCATATGATGCTATATCATTTCAACTTCGGATTCCCGCTGCTTGCCGAGGACACGACAGTGGAACTTCCGAAAGGAAGAACGTCAACTCGCGACAGCGATATGGATATGAGAAGGATGGGATTATGGCAATCGCCTGATCCTACCTTTAGAGAACAAGTGTATTATCATAAACCTGATCAAAGCAAGGATGCGGTCTTTGCACGTATTCATAGTCCCTCATTCCCGATTCGTCCTGCAAACAATAATTCACATGGCTTATCGGTAGAATTGGAATGGGATCCTGTCACGCTTCCGAAATTCGTTCAGTGGCGAATGCCAGGATCAGGTGAGCATGTACTCGGACTGGAGCCTTCTAATTGCTGGACGAGAGGAAGGATGGACGAAAGGGAGAGAGGATCGCTCCGTATATTAGAGCCGAGTGAAACCGTCGATTATCGATTGGAATTGCGATTTATTTAA
- the araA gene encoding L-arabinose isomerase: MLQTKPYVFWFVTGSQGLYGEDVLSKVEDNAKEMVAGLDQDDALSYKIIFKAVVTTPEAIRRVCLEANSDDHCAGIITWMHTFSPAKMWISGLTQLRKPLLHFHTQFNVDIPWDSIDMDFMNLNQAAHGDREFGFIGARLGIARKIIAGHWKDVQVRSRIGSWMRTAAGFTESQTMKIARFGDNMRYVAVTEGDKVEGQIRFGWSVNGYPAGDLAERVQDVTDGQVKELMDEYSELYDFTENGQREGTERDAIREQARIEIALKAFLQESGYSAFVTSFQDLHGLKQLPGLAAQRLMAAGYGFGAEGDWKTAALVRIMKIMAENKGTSFMEDYTYHMQEGNQLVLGAHMLEICPTVSVSKPKIEVHPLFVGGKADPARLTFNGNSGKAINATVVDLGDRFRLIVNEVTAVKNEKEMPNLPVARVLWKPEPSLSDAAEAWILAGGAHHFGFSFHVTSEQMADWAKMAGIECIIINQTSTMTSLENEIRWNDLYYRLNHKY, from the coding sequence ATGCTGCAGACTAAGCCTTATGTATTTTGGTTCGTAACCGGAAGTCAGGGACTGTATGGTGAAGATGTTTTGTCAAAAGTGGAGGACAACGCGAAGGAAATGGTCGCTGGGCTGGATCAAGACGATGCTCTTTCTTATAAAATCATATTTAAAGCAGTCGTAACAACGCCGGAAGCTATCCGTCGTGTCTGTCTGGAAGCGAATTCAGACGATCATTGTGCGGGAATCATTACTTGGATGCATACGTTCTCGCCAGCAAAAATGTGGATCTCAGGCCTTACCCAACTGCGTAAGCCGTTGCTTCACTTTCATACGCAGTTTAATGTAGATATTCCATGGGACAGCATTGACATGGATTTCATGAATTTGAATCAAGCGGCACATGGCGACCGAGAATTCGGATTTATTGGAGCCCGTCTTGGCATAGCCCGTAAAATCATTGCAGGTCACTGGAAAGACGTGCAAGTACGCAGCAGAATCGGTTCTTGGATGAGAACGGCTGCCGGCTTTACGGAAAGCCAAACGATGAAGATCGCTCGTTTCGGTGATAACATGCGTTATGTCGCCGTCACGGAAGGCGATAAAGTAGAAGGACAAATAAGGTTCGGTTGGTCGGTGAACGGTTATCCTGCAGGTGATCTGGCTGAACGTGTGCAGGATGTCACGGATGGACAAGTCAAGGAATTGATGGATGAGTACTCAGAGCTTTATGACTTCACAGAGAACGGCCAACGTGAAGGCACCGAGCGTGATGCGATTCGGGAACAAGCACGTATCGAGATAGCATTAAAAGCGTTTCTTCAAGAAAGCGGTTACAGTGCATTTGTAACAAGCTTTCAGGATTTACACGGCTTGAAACAGCTGCCTGGGCTAGCTGCGCAGCGACTTATGGCTGCCGGATACGGCTTCGGAGCAGAGGGTGATTGGAAAACGGCCGCTCTTGTTCGCATTATGAAAATAATGGCTGAAAACAAAGGCACGTCCTTTATGGAAGATTATACATATCACATGCAGGAAGGCAATCAGCTTGTGCTCGGCGCTCATATGCTAGAGATATGTCCGACAGTTTCCGTCAGCAAGCCAAAGATTGAGGTTCATCCGTTGTTCGTCGGTGGTAAAGCCGATCCGGCTCGTCTCACTTTTAATGGGAATAGTGGTAAAGCAATCAATGCTACCGTAGTTGATCTTGGAGACAGATTTCGTCTGATAGTGAACGAAGTAACTGCTGTGAAGAATGAGAAGGAAATGCCGAACCTGCCGGTAGCGCGTGTTCTGTGGAAACCTGAGCCGTCGTTATCAGATGCTGCGGAAGCGTGGATTTTGGCTGGCGGCGCGCACCACTTTGGTTTCTCTTTTCATGTTACAAGCGAGCAGATGGCTGACTGGGCTAAGATGGCCGGTATCGAATGCATCATTATCAATCAGACCTCTACGATGACGAGCTTGGAGAACGAGATTCGTTGGAATGATCTATATTACCGTTTGAACCATAAATACTAG
- the glcD gene encoding glycolate oxidase subunit GlcD translates to MLSIEVKSELKMIVGDSYFKDDPQSLITHSYDGTPMQQALPDGVIYPETTDQISAIMKVLHRHRIPLITRGSGTNLCGGTVPVTGGVVMVMHRMNRILEIDLENLTAVVQPGVNTKQFITEVENLGLFYPPDPSSMSISTIGGNIAECSGGLRGLKYGTTKDYVIGLEAVLANGDILRTGGKLMKDVAGYDLTKLLVGSEGTLAVITEATLKLIPPPKTKKTMLAMYRDINGAARTVSKIIENRIIPATLEFMDSPTIQVVDDYAKLGLPRDMEAILLIEQDGEAETVERDIAMIEEICRSEQADRIDVAETAEEALKLMTARRSAFTALARLRPTTILEDATVPRSKIADMVLEINRIAKKHNVQICTFGHAGDGNLHPTATTDARDHEEVHRVEAAFEEIFEAAIRLGGTITGEHGVGIVKAPFLEWKVGTAGIEVMKAIKSAFDPLNILNPGKMFAKETRKRVVIGHA, encoded by the coding sequence ATGTTGAGTATTGAAGTTAAAAGTGAGTTAAAAATGATTGTAGGCGATTCCTATTTTAAAGACGATCCCCAGTCGCTGATTACCCATTCCTATGACGGTACGCCGATGCAGCAAGCACTGCCTGATGGCGTCATTTATCCGGAAACGACCGATCAGATTTCAGCAATTATGAAGGTTCTCCATCGTCATCGTATTCCCTTGATCACCCGCGGCTCGGGAACCAACTTATGCGGAGGAACTGTTCCTGTTACTGGTGGCGTTGTAATGGTTATGCACAGAATGAATCGGATATTGGAGATTGATCTTGAAAATTTGACGGCGGTTGTACAACCCGGCGTGAACACGAAGCAGTTTATCACTGAGGTTGAAAATCTAGGGCTTTTTTACCCGCCTGATCCGAGCAGTATGTCCATTTCCACAATCGGTGGAAATATTGCAGAATGCTCTGGCGGTCTCCGTGGTCTCAAATACGGAACGACCAAAGATTATGTTATCGGACTCGAAGCAGTTTTAGCCAATGGTGATATATTGCGAACGGGCGGAAAGCTGATGAAGGATGTGGCTGGTTACGATCTTACGAAGCTTCTTGTCGGCTCAGAGGGAACGCTTGCCGTTATTACGGAGGCTACACTTAAGCTTATTCCGCCTCCAAAAACAAAAAAAACGATGCTGGCGATGTACAGAGATATCAATGGAGCTGCGAGAACGGTATCCAAAATCATTGAAAACCGGATAATTCCTGCGACGCTGGAGTTTATGGACAGTCCAACCATTCAGGTAGTCGATGATTATGCGAAGCTCGGATTGCCAAGGGATATGGAAGCGATTTTGCTTATCGAGCAGGATGGCGAAGCTGAGACAGTTGAGCGAGACATAGCTATGATTGAAGAAATATGCCGAAGTGAGCAGGCTGATCGTATTGATGTTGCAGAAACCGCAGAGGAAGCACTGAAATTAATGACAGCGCGCCGCAGTGCGTTCACGGCGTTAGCGAGACTGAGGCCTACGACGATACTTGAGGATGCAACTGTCCCACGTTCAAAGATTGCTGACATGGTTTTGGAAATAAACCGTATTGCCAAGAAACATAATGTTCAGATTTGCACCTTCGGGCACGCAGGCGATGGTAATCTACATCCTACGGCAACTACGGATGCTCGAGATCATGAAGAGGTGCATCGCGTGGAGGCCGCGTTCGAGGAAATCTTCGAAGCAGCGATCCGTTTGGGAGGTACTATTACGGGGGAGCATGGAGTTGGTATCGTGAAGGCTCCATTCTTAGAATGGAAAGTAGGTACGGCGGGTATTGAAGTGATGAAAGCGATCAAGTCGGCGTTTGATCCACTGAACATTCTTAATCCAGGAAAAATGTTCGCGAAGGAAACAAGGAAAAGGGTGGTAATCGGACATGCATGA
- a CDS encoding (Fe-S)-binding protein, with protein MHEKSIDKPRSPMASKLAAKLDYEQLTNCMRCGFCLPACPTFRETGIEAESPRGRIALMKAVVDGIMEPDQQFEEQMDHCLGCRACEPACPADVKYGQLIEQTRDAIEEHTDRHRWWVKGIRRTVLKEMFPHQKRMRLLGGALKAYQKTGLRKVAHASGMMKLFPSHLREMENILPDTSYKGVAEKIGVRHLAKGERIATVALFRGCLMDMMFTQTNIHTVKLLTESGFDVLIPVTQNCCGALHAHSGESEEAKSLARVNIRAFKDANVDFIVTNAGGCGAILVEYDHLLHDDPNWKADAKWFAERVIDISDLLVRIGRKLQFSERGKSKAEKALRITYQDSCHLRNVMRASDAPRKLMGEIDGVNYVEMKEADRCCGSAGIYNVTQPEMAGQILEHKMVHANNTQAEYIVTSNPGCLLQMKHGIEKHGSPERVKAVHIVDFLFDRLNID; from the coding sequence ATGCATGAGAAAAGCATAGACAAGCCGAGAAGTCCGATGGCTTCTAAGCTCGCAGCCAAACTGGATTATGAGCAGCTAACTAATTGCATGCGCTGCGGATTTTGTCTCCCTGCTTGTCCGACCTTCAGGGAAACCGGTATTGAGGCAGAGTCACCAAGAGGACGAATCGCCTTAATGAAAGCGGTTGTTGACGGCATAATGGAGCCTGACCAGCAATTTGAGGAGCAAATGGATCATTGTCTTGGCTGCCGAGCGTGCGAACCTGCTTGTCCCGCCGACGTGAAATACGGGCAGCTTATCGAACAAACGCGGGATGCAATTGAAGAACATACCGATCGGCATCGTTGGTGGGTAAAAGGGATTCGCCGCACCGTATTAAAAGAGATGTTCCCTCATCAAAAACGGATGCGACTGCTGGGTGGCGCTCTTAAGGCCTACCAGAAAACAGGGCTTCGCAAAGTCGCTCACGCCAGCGGGATGATGAAGCTGTTTCCATCGCATTTGCGGGAGATGGAGAACATATTACCTGACACATCATATAAAGGAGTGGCCGAGAAAATCGGGGTCAGGCACTTGGCTAAAGGGGAAAGAATCGCTACCGTTGCATTATTTCGAGGCTGCCTCATGGATATGATGTTTACGCAAACCAACATCCATACCGTTAAATTGTTAACGGAATCGGGATTTGACGTGCTCATACCCGTGACTCAAAATTGCTGCGGCGCCTTGCACGCCCACAGTGGGGAGTCCGAAGAAGCCAAATCTCTGGCGCGGGTGAATATCAGAGCCTTTAAGGATGCGAACGTCGATTTTATCGTAACCAATGCGGGAGGCTGCGGAGCAATACTGGTCGAATACGATCATTTACTCCATGATGATCCGAATTGGAAAGCAGATGCCAAATGGTTTGCCGAGCGGGTTATTGACATTTCCGATCTTCTGGTTCGGATAGGCCGCAAGCTGCAGTTCTCAGAACGAGGTAAAAGTAAAGCGGAGAAAGCACTCCGTATAACATATCAAGATTCTTGTCATCTCCGTAATGTCATGCGTGCATCGGATGCACCAAGAAAGCTTATGGGAGAGATTGATGGCGTAAATTATGTTGAAATGAAAGAAGCGGATCGCTGCTGCGGCTCTGCAGGTATTTATAATGTGACTCAACCGGAAATGGCGGGACAAATACTGGAGCATAAGATGGTGCACGCAAATAATACACAGGCGGAATACATTGTGACCAGCAATCCTGGCTGCTTGCTGCAAATGAAGCATGGGATTGAGAAGCACGGCTCTCCTGAACGAGTGAAAGCTGTCCATATCGTGGATTTTCTATTTGATCGATTGAACATCGATTAG
- a CDS encoding DeoR/GlpR family DNA-binding transcription regulator, protein MKDDLNDRQKQIIQQLQTKGEVKISELKEHFDVTDMTVRRDLEKMERSGLLKRTFGGAILASKDVALGERSIVRGVEKERIGRLAASLVQPGESIFIDGGSTTLQIARHLPEDANITVVTNAINVAAELSEKRIPTIVLGGILMDTTKSMVGPVTLETISRMAFDKVFLGATGLHPQHGFSNSNMHEAEIKRVAIQKAKESYIVIDHSKFGTSMLVSFADLKVVTAIITDERPNQEMVSICQTAETTIFLA, encoded by the coding sequence ATGAAGGACGACTTGAATGACAGACAAAAACAAATAATTCAACAGTTACAGACCAAAGGTGAGGTCAAAATATCGGAATTGAAGGAACACTTCGACGTAACGGATATGACTGTGCGAAGAGATTTGGAGAAAATGGAACGCAGCGGCCTGCTTAAAAGAACGTTCGGTGGCGCCATTCTTGCATCAAAAGATGTTGCCCTGGGAGAGCGTTCTATTGTACGAGGAGTAGAGAAAGAACGAATCGGGCGTCTTGCAGCCAGCTTAGTGCAGCCTGGTGAATCGATATTTATTGATGGAGGTTCTACGACGCTTCAGATTGCACGGCATCTTCCGGAAGATGCCAATATTACCGTTGTTACGAATGCTATTAACGTAGCTGCCGAGTTGTCAGAAAAAAGGATTCCGACCATAGTTCTTGGTGGCATATTAATGGATACGACCAAGTCAATGGTTGGGCCTGTCACTCTGGAGACGATTTCTCGTATGGCATTTGACAAGGTGTTCTTAGGAGCAACGGGACTTCATCCTCAGCACGGATTCAGCAACTCCAATATGCATGAAGCAGAAATCAAGCGTGTTGCCATTCAAAAAGCAAAAGAGTCGTATATTGTAATTGATCACTCTAAGTTCGGTACGAGCATGCTGGTTTCTTTCGCGGATTTGAAAGTTGTCACAGCAATAATTACGGACGAAAGACCGAATCAAGAAATGGTTTCCATTTGTCAAACCGCCGAGACAACCATCTTCTTAGCATAG